From one Nothobranchius furzeri strain GRZ-AD chromosome 2, NfurGRZ-RIMD1, whole genome shotgun sequence genomic stretch:
- the LOC107372489 gene encoding uncharacterized protein, whose translation MDCFGPFYVKEGRKELKRYGLLFTCLCSRAVHIELLNDLTSDAFINALRTFIAIRGNVRQLRSDQGTNFVGARREFLESVKKMDQESLRQIGCEFVMNPASASHMGGVWERQIRTIRSVLTSILDHSSQRLDTSSLRTYLYEVMAIINSRPLTTHLLNDPTGPQPLTPNHILTMKSSVVLPPPGEFVKEDLYLRKRWRRVQYLANEFWTRWKKEYLLNLQQRGKWCKPQRNAKTNDIVMLMDNSLPRNEWKLAKVTKVYPSEDGIIRKLELLISDPALDDQGKRVNKPVYLERPIHKTVTLLEAE comes from the coding sequence ATGGACTGCTTTGGCCCGTTCTACGTTAAGGAAGGAAGAAAGGAACTTAAACGCTATGGTCTGCTATTCACATGTCTGTGCTCGCGTGCTGTGCATATAGAGCTTCTCAACGACTTGACCAGTGATGCCTTCATTAATGCTCTTCGAACCTTTATAGCCATACGTGGAAATGTTCGACAACTTCGGTCAGATCAGGGCACCAACTTTGTTGGAGCAAGACGAGAGTTTTTGGAGTCTGTAAAGAAAATGGACCAAGAAAGCCTAAGACAAATAGGTTGTGAATTTGTCATGAACCCAGCATCTGCCAGCCATATGGGTGGGGTCTGGGAAAGACAGATCAGGACGATTAGAAGTGTTTTGACATCTATTCTTGATCATTCATCTCAAAGACTTGACACTTCATCCTTGCGTACCTACCTTTATGAAGTCATGGCAATCATAAATAGTAGGCCCTTAACAACTCACCTGTTGAATGATCCCACTGGTCCACAGCCCCTTACGCCAAATCACATCCTGACCATGAAGTCTTCAGTGGTTTTACCACCACCTGGTGAGTTTGTGAAGGAAGACCTTTATCTTCGAAAGAGATGGCGCAGGGTGCAATACTTGGCCAATGAATTTTGGACCAGATGGAAAAAGGAATACTTGCTGAATCTTCAGCAGCGAGGAAAATGGTGCAAACCACAAAGAAATGCCAAAACCAATGACATTGTGATGCTGATGGATAATAGTCTACCCAGAAATGAGTGGAAGTTGGCAAAGGTAACCAAGGTGTACCCTAGTGAGGACGGAATCATTAGGAAACTCGAGCTGCTAATCAGTGATCCGGCATTGGATGACCAAGGAAAAAGAGTTAACAAGCCAGTGTATCTTGAGAGACCCATCCACAAAACAGTTACCTTACTCGAAGCTGAATAA